The Candidatus Hydrogenedentota bacterium DNA window AGTTCCTGGTCATTTTCAACAATCTGGGACTCCGGTCTTCTCTGCCCAAACTCGTCGCCGGCGCGGCCCCGGCCCAACGTGCGCAAATCGTGGCCGCCTCGCTCGGATACCAGGCGCTGCTTTCCTGCGTCGCGGGCGGTGCGCTGCTCGCGGTCTGGGCGTGGGCACCGCTGGACCGCCTCGTGCCCGGCAATGCGGCGTGGCTATACATGCTGCCCTTCCTCGGGATTGTGCCCGCCCTGATGCTCGCCAGTTCCATGCGCGAGGTACTGCTGGCCGTGCTGGCGGGGCGCCACGCCTACGGACGGCGCGTCGTCGGATTAACCCTGTATTCCGCCGTTCAGGTCGCGCTCGTGGCCGGGCTGGTATGGTTTGCCCGCGGCGGATTGATGGCGCTTCTGGCGGCATCCCTTGCCGCGCACGCCGTCGCGGCGGCTGCCCTCTTCCTCATGATGCCTGAGCGCGTGCGGCCGGGTCTCGCCTGGCCCCCATATCGCGACGCAATCCGTTTCGGGTGGCCGCTCTATGTCAATAACCTGTTCGGCTTCGTATTTCAGCGCGTCGACACGCTTTTCATCGGCGCATTGCTCGGGCCGGCGGCCGCGGGCCTCTTCGAAATGGGCGCGAAACGCATCCCATACTACATTTCAAGCATCCTCAACGCCGCGCTGGTGCCGTTTCTGCCGAGCCTCTCCGAACGGATCGCCGCGGATGACCGCGCAGGCGCGTTGCGCCTGCTTGCGCAGACCTATTCCACTTCGGCCTTTCTCAGCTATCTGGCCGCATTTGCCGTCCTCGCGCTGCAAGCCCCTCTCATCCGTCTGTTATTCAGCGGACTGTACCTGGCGGGCGGCGCCGCACTCGGGCTGATGATGGTCGCGGCCGCCCTCGCGCTGCAGGCGGGCATTATGGGGCAGGCGCTTATTGCGCTGGGCCGGCCTCACATCATCACCGCCGTGAATATCGGGCTTGCGGGCTTCAGCCTGCTCTTCAATGCCCTGCTCATACCGCGATACGGAGTCTTGGGCGCCGGCTACGCCGCCGTCCTGGCCGCCGCGTTCAGTTTCGCCCTCCAGACTTGTTATGCCCGCGCCCGGGGCCTTCCGTTGCCCCTGTGGGCCGTGCTCGGCCCCCATGTCGCGATGACCCTGTCCCTGGCATGCGCCTTCGCGCTCGGCGGCCAGGCCCCGGCGTGGCTCCTCGCGGGAACCGGGTTTGTAACGCTTGCCTTCCTCTTTCGCATCGTTACCTGGCGGCAGCTTCGAGCGGTGTATGCTGTCCTCGGCAGCAGGTGAAAAACCGCAGCGAAAGAACCCGGCTTTTCCCGGCGACTTCTTAAAGCGGTTACGAGGACAGAGCATATCGCGGATCAGCGCGTGAACGACGGAGTCCCACCACTGTGGTGACTTACGACCCGAAAGAACTCGCCGAGCAAATGGGGCCCGCGTGGCCCGCGCTCAGCGTCGAGGACCTCCGGGCCGCCCTTCCCTTACAAGACTCGTGGTACCGTATCACTGCGGCGGAAGCCATCGATTTCGTGGAAACACGCGAATGGGCGGGCGACGTCGCAGACTACGTTATCGAGAGCGTCCTGGCATCTTTGATGCGCCTCCCGGAGAATTGTCTTGTGCTGGCGCATTGGATGACCTTCCCGGACGACGACCCCAATGAAACCTTCTTCGACCATACTTTCTTGAGCTTTTTCCTCGAAGACTCGCTTCGCCCGTATTGCGAGTTCGATTTTTGGGTTACATGGGCCCCGCAAATCGCCTTTTGCGGCCGATTTGCCGCGCACGCTATGCCGCCGCCGCTCCCAGGCCGCCTCCTGCACAGCCCCGCACAGGGAGCATCAAATACCGACCTGCGCAAATGGCATATAAGCCCATATCTCCCTCTTTATCTCACCTCGGAATATCTTGAGTGGCGCTGGACTGAGTCCGTTTCCGAGGTGGAACCCGAGTGCCCCCCCGTCCGGCGCAGCAAGCGCCACCGGAAACACCTTCGCCGCAGAATTGCCCGTTGCCGGTCTATCGCAGCCTGACACGCGCGTCTCTTGCATGCGGCGTGGCAAGAGAACTCCTTTCCGCCGGGCGGGCCTTTCGCGCCGCTTGCCAGAAAGCGCCTGTCCTGCAATAATGGAGCCTCCGGGGGAAACCCGGGAGGAGATGGCACATGCTCCGCGGAATCGCGCGCTTCACCGCTGCGTTTGCGTTCTGCCTGAGCGCCCCGATGGGCTGCCCGCCCGAGAGAGTCCCCGACGCGCATTTCACCGCCTCCCCGCGTTCCGGTCCCCCGCCGCTCATCGTTCAGTTCAGCGACACGTCCGTCCCCGGTGACGGCGTTATTTCGGCGTGGTCGTGGAGCTTCGGCGATGGCGCCACGGACACGGTCCAGCATCCTGAGCATACCTACCAGACGCCCGGCAGTTACGACGTAAGCCTCACCGTCACCACGCAGTACGGCAGCGATACCTTGGCCGAAGGCGATTACATTGTGGTCACGTCCGGCGGCGGCGAGGGTGAGGGAGAAGGCGAATTCGCCGGTTTCGTCGAGGTTCCAGACCCGCTTTCCGGGGAAAACCCCCGTTATCCCCTGCCCGCCGCGGCAGCGCCTCAGGCAGGGGGCTACGCCGAGGATACCGCCTTCGGCACGCGGCAGCGGCGCGTCACCCAGACCGAAAGTTTGCGTCATGAGTACTCGCGCATAGACCCTTTCAATCAGGACGGCACCCTGGTCCTCCTGCAATACCTGCCCGACGGCGAATGGCGCGTTTACCGGACCGATTCCGTGCCGTACGACGCACCCGGCAATCTCGTCACGATGGTCCAGATGGAAGAACCGCGCTGGGACCCTCTGGACCCGGCTATCCTGTGGGGCACCATCGAATTTCGTCTGGTCACCCTGAATGTTACCACCGATACCGAGACTACGGTCAAGGATTTCGCGCAGGACGCGGTCATCGCGCCGGCGCTTGGCGCCGCGCCCGACCTGTACCGCATTACCATGCGCGACGAGGGCGAGTCATCGCGAGACAAGCGCTATTGGGCATTCGCCATTCAAGGCTCAAACGAAGGCTACCGGCTGCGGCACGTCTTCTGCTGGGACCGGACCGCCAATCAGATACTCGGCTTTTATACGCTGCCGTTGACGCAGTCGCTCATCGACTGGGTCGGCATGTCGCCGCTCGGCAATTACGTGATCATCGGCGGTGACTGGGACAATGGCGCGCCGCTTACGGGCCTCACAATGGCCAACCGCGAACTGACCCAGTTCCACCGGCTGGATTACGCGACGGCCCATTCCGATGTCGGGCTGGACACGGCCGGCCGCGAAATCATCGTGATGCAGAACAACCAGACCGACTACATCGACCTCATCCCGATCGACTGGGCGACCCAGCCCATTCTCGAGGCAGGCGGCGATTACGCTGGCACGCAGCACGTCCCGCTCATCCGCCTCTTCTACGACGCCTCGCCCCTGGGTCTCCGCAGCGGCGTGCATATTTCCTGCAACCACCCCGGCTACGCGCTGGTCTCGACGACAACCGAGCCCGGCGAACCGGAGCAGAACTGGCTGGATCGCACGATAACGCTGGTGCAATTGGACGCCGCCACGCCGCGCGTCTTCTATCTGGCCAAGGTCTACGGCACGACCGGCGCCTACTGGGAGGAAACGCACGGCTCCATCAGCAGCGACGGAACGAAGGCGGTATGGGCGAGCAATTGGGGCGCCCACGCGGGCGAAGAACCGCCGCGTGTCTGGGTCATGCAACTCGACCTGCCTGCAGGATGGCAGAGTTCGCTCTAACCGCAATCATTCGGTTTGCGTGTCAGCGATGATCAGGCGGCCGCCCTCTTCCCGCACCGTAAGGATGCGCGGCCGTTCCGGCCTGCGGTTCGGCTGATGAAAGACTACCCGCAGCTGTCCGTCCAGGCCTCGGAACAGCATCGCATGTCCCCCGTCCGCCTGGAACCACGGCGCAGGCTCGTGGCGCCACGGCCCCTCAATCCGTCCCGACTCGCTATGCGCCACCGCGATGCAGTACCGGTGCTCGCGGTCGAAACTCGACCACAACATCAACAACGCTCCGCTTGCCGTCCGATGCAGCCAGGGGCCGTCCGTCACGCGTCCCGTGAAACGGTCATGCGTGACCTCGGCTACCCAGGCGGCTTGCGACGCGCGAAACAGGAGCAACGGCTCCCCAACCGGGGCAGAAAGATCCTCCGCCAGACGGACCGCGCAAATCTCGCCGTCGCCCACCTGCGTCCATTCATGACAGAACACCATCCACGGACGCGCTTCGTCATCGATGAACAATGTGCCGTCCAGACACTGCCAGTCATGCGGGGTCTGCGGGCCGTTTCCAATCGGCACAAACGGGCCGCGCGGCGAGTCGCTCACGCACACTTGCGTGCCGCGGACCGGATATTCGCGCGCAAAACTGGCCAGAAGGAAGTACCTGCCTTTGTACGCGTGCACCTCCGGGGCCCAGAACTGGCGGTCGGCCCAAAAAACCGCGGGAGCCTCAAACACCGGGAACGGCCCCTCCCAGACTCTCAAGTCGGTGCTCATGTACGCGTCAAATCCGGGCGGCTTCCGGCCCGGGCATGTGCCGTAGAGGTAATAACGCTGTTCACCGGGCACGGCGAGTACGAGCGGGTCCCGGAGCCTGATGCCGTCGAGCGGCGCCGCATCCGAAACGGCCTGCGAGACTTGAAGCAACACCGCGCAAGCGAGCCACAAGGTCAGTTTCTCCTTTTGCAGGCGACGACGTGCAAATGCCTATCGTATCCTGACCGCGTCCCGGATACGGTCCGCCCCCGGTTCGAGAACGGGCGCACGAAGGCCAAGTTTCCCGGGCAGATAGACATGTTTCAAATAATCGGCCAGTTCCGCCGTCACGACATCCGCGCCCAGCGGTGAGAAATGCAGGTCGTGAAGAAAATACAGCAGGTACCAGTAGGCGCTTTGCTGAAAAACGGGAAACAACGGGACGTACGGGATCGCGGCGTCCGCAAAAATCTCCTCGCCGACGCGGGCGTCCTTGCCGGCCTCGTAATACACGGTCTTCTCCCGCAACACGCTGCGCCACCAATACTCAGACACTGATTGGCCCGCGGGCACGGCAAAACCGATAAGGTCGATCCCCTGTTCAACGCAATAGTCGCGTATGTGACGTACATCCTGGGCGAGCATTGCCGCGCCTTCCTGGAGTTCCGGATACCAGTCGGCCAGGTCGGTTTCCAGCGATACGGGCCGCTCCTCCGACGGCAGCACACGCGGCAGGTTCGAAGTGCGGGAGAAGCGGAGTCGCTGGAGCGACTGGACGAGTAGATAAGGCGGCGCTTCTGTATACCAGAGCGCGCGGTAGGCCGCGCTGTAGGAATAAAACCATTGATGCAGCCGGACCAGCGGCCCCTTATAGAAGAAAAGCAGCATGCGCGCCTGCGTATCCTTCTCATTATGCGCTCTCAGGTGCTTTCCGGCCTTGACAAGCGTCTCCGAGATGTCATTTGAGAGAAGCAGTTGCAGAATGACGAGGTCAGGCTTGAGTTTCGGCGCAAGTTCCCGAAGCAGGCTCAGTTCCTGCCACGGCGCGTAGCCCCCGACTCCGCCGTTGATTACGACCATCTGCCTGGGCCACAGTTCCCGGTCCGCCTCGAGCCGCTCTTTCAGGCACCAGGACAACGTTTGTTCCGGGTCAAGCCCGTAGCCAAAGACGAAGGAATCCCCCAGCAGCAGGATACGGAATTCGTCGGGGCCTTTGGCCCCAATCTCGCGGTCGCGAATGCCCAGCGAAGAGACCTGATANNNNNNNNNNNNNNNNNNNNNNNNNNNNNNNNNNNNNNNNNNNNNNNNNNNNNNNNNNNNNNNNNNNNNNNNNNNNNNNNNNNNNNNNNNNNNNNNNNNNGTGGCCGCCAGTGCGCACACGGCAAGATAGGGTGAAGCCGCAACCAGTACGGGAATGAACAGGGCGGAATAATACGGGCTTAACAAGAGCGCATATTGCCCGATGGGCGTCGCTATAATAGCGATACATTTGACCGCGCCGAGTACGCGCTGCTGGTCCAGCCGCTTTGTCACAGAATCCCGCTCTCCGCCGGTCCCTGATACTGCAATATGAAATAATTCCCCCTTCCCATACGAAGGATACACGATTCCACCAGTGACCGGCCACGCAGCGACCCCGTTGCACTGTTGGAGTCAGCGGCGTTCGAGAATTGCGTCCAGAAAGGCGGTCATCATCCCCATAATCGTGGGCAGGTGCATGTCGTAAGCGCCGCGGATGGCTTCCGCCGGCTGCATATAAGGGCCTTCGCCCATCTCGCCGCCGCAATGGGCAATCAGGTCCTCAATACTCTCCCGGGTCGACTCCAGATGGAACTGCAAACCGAAAATCCGGTTTCCCACGCTAAACGCTTGAAGGGCGCACCCTTCGCTCGACGCGAGGCGCACCACACCGGGCGGCAGCGTGAACGTGTCCCCATGCCAATGAAAGGCTGGAAAAGTCCGGGGCAATGCGCTGAACGCCGGCGAAGCGTCCGACGCCGCCGTGCGCGTAACGGGAAACCAGCCGATTTCCCGGTGGGCATTGGGCCTGACTTGCCCGCCCAGCGCTTCGGCGATCAATTGCGCGCCCAGGCAAATGCCGATTATCGTCTTCCCCGCGGCAATTGCGGACCGGATGTACTTCTTCTCAGCCACGAGCCAAGGGCATCGCTCTTCGTCGCCGACACTCATCGGGCCGCCCAATACCACGAGCCAGTCAAGCGCCCTCGCGGGCGTGACAGTCTCGTTGGCGTAGAGCCGCATGCCCCTGACTTCAAAACCGCGCGATTCCGCCCAGGTCAGAATGTTCGCGGGCCCTTCGAACGGTGCATGCTGGAGAAAATGCAGATGCATGACGCTGCCCTCCCCGGTGACAGCGCTGAGGCGGGGATAGCCCGCCTCAGCACGAATTC harbors:
- a CDS encoding oligosaccharide flippase family protein; translated protein: MTPGSTIVRGAFYSGAGMVVMLAGGMVTLKFITNAPSLNESAVGAFAMLTILSEFLVIFNNLGLRSSLPKLVAGAAPAQRAQIVAASLGYQALLSCVAGGALLAVWAWAPLDRLVPGNAAWLYMLPFLGIVPALMLASSMREVLLAVLAGRHAYGRRVVGLTLYSAVQVALVAGLVWFARGGLMALLAASLAAHAVAAAALFLMMPERVRPGLAWPPYRDAIRFGWPLYVNNLFGFVFQRVDTLFIGALLGPAAAGLFEMGAKRIPYYISSILNAALVPFLPSLSERIAADDRAGALRLLAQTYSTSAFLSYLAAFAVLALQAPLIRLLFSGLYLAGGAALGLMMVAAALALQAGIMGQALIALGRPHIITAVNIGLAGFSLLFNALLIPRYGVLGAGYAAVLAAAFSFALQTCYARARGLPLPLWAVLGPHVAMTLSLACAFALGGQAPAWLLAGTGFVTLAFLFRIVTWRQLRAVYAVLGSR
- a CDS encoding type 1 glutamine amidotransferase produces the protein MHLHFLQHAPFEGPANILTWAESRGFEVRGMRLYANETVTPARALDWLVVLGGPMSVGDEERCPWLVAEKKYIRSAIAAGKTIIGICLGAQLIAEALGGQVRPNAHREIGWFPVTRTAASDASPAFSALPRTFPAFHWHGDTFTLPPGVVRLASSEGCALQAFSVGNRIFGLQFHLESTRESIEDLIAHCGGEMGEGPYMQPAEAIRGAYDMHLPTIMGMMTAFLDAILERR
- a CDS encoding PKD domain-containing protein, with product MLRGIARFTAAFAFCLSAPMGCPPERVPDAHFTASPRSGPPPLIVQFSDTSVPGDGVISAWSWSFGDGATDTVQHPEHTYQTPGSYDVSLTVTTQYGSDTLAEGDYIVVTSGGGEGEGEGEFAGFVEVPDPLSGENPRYPLPAAAAPQAGGYAEDTAFGTRQRRVTQTESLRHEYSRIDPFNQDGTLVLLQYLPDGEWRVYRTDSVPYDAPGNLVTMVQMEEPRWDPLDPAILWGTIEFRLVTLNVTTDTETTVKDFAQDAVIAPALGAAPDLYRITMRDEGESSRDKRYWAFAIQGSNEGYRLRHVFCWDRTANQILGFYTLPLTQSLIDWVGMSPLGNYVIIGGDWDNGAPLTGLTMANRELTQFHRLDYATAHSDVGLDTAGREIIVMQNNQTDYIDLIPIDWATQPILEAGGDYAGTQHVPLIRLFYDASPLGLRSGVHISCNHPGYALVSTTTEPGEPEQNWLDRTITLVQLDAATPRVFYLAKVYGTTGAYWEETHGSISSDGTKAVWASNWGAHAGEEPPRVWVMQLDLPAGWQSSL
- a CDS encoding family 43 glycosylhydrolase; its protein translation is MLQVSQAVSDAAPLDGIRLRDPLVLAVPGEQRYYLYGTCPGRKPPGFDAYMSTDLRVWEGPFPVFEAPAVFWADRQFWAPEVHAYKGRYFLLASFAREYPVRGTQVCVSDSPRGPFVPIGNGPQTPHDWQCLDGTLFIDDEARPWMVFCHEWTQVGDGEICAVRLAEDLSAPVGEPLLLFRASQAAWVAEVTHDRFTGRVTDGPWLHRTASGALLMLWSSFDREHRYCIAVAHSESGRIEGPWRHEPAPWFQADGGHAMLFRGLDGQLRVVFHQPNRRPERPRILTVREEGGRLIIADTQTE